In Vidua chalybeata isolate OUT-0048 chromosome 4, bVidCha1 merged haplotype, whole genome shotgun sequence, the genomic window aacagTGTCAactgttttttgtctttttgtcaAATTCATTAATGCCAGTAAGCCCATTTGGCTCCAGTGGAAAACCTCACAGGAAAAGCCCAACGGTACAGTAGGGCCATAGGACCTGTGTAAATGCTTGTGTGATGTTATAATTCCCTGAAGCAAATGGCAGTGTCACAGCCAGTTCCCAGTGTGACAACAAACGTTCCCTAGTTTGTCGCTGTACCTTACATGTCTGATCTTGCTGCCACATCCCTACAAGCGCACTTGTCTGCAGCCCAGTCACCTGCCAGGATGCCTCCTGCATTTGGTGCTCAGCTTCCCCTGCACACCAGGGGTGCTTCTTGCACTGCCTGCTGAGGAGGTCACTCGGGCTGGTGACTGCACTGAAGCTGCTTCCcaggcagcaggaaagctgcCTCTCCCACAGCCAGCCTTGTCTGGGAGGGCAGTGGGCATGGTGAGGAGCAGGTGCTGGTAACCGTGCAGAGGTACCCATGAGGGCTTTGGGAGATGGGGAAAGAGAAGGTGAATTTCTTgctctgctgaaatcagtgTTGGCATTGCCAGCATTGCCATCCAGGACCTAGAAATGTGGGGGTTTAATCCTCTGCAATTAAGGAAAACAGCATATGAAACAGGGTAGATTGTTGTTTGCAACCCTGTTTCATCCCTGTGTTAAAGTTGGGCTGCAAGTCCTTGCCATGGTGTGATGTCACTTGCCATCAAAAAAGGTTTTGAGTCATGAGCCATAAGCCTCAAATTCGCAGGAGATACGCAgagctccttcctccttcccctctgcttaGATAAAGGCAGTCAGGCACACTGGCTCTGTTCAAAGCATAGCTAAGCCTCCACTGACTTCAGAGAGTCCAAGAGGTCTGCTCCAGCTTCAGCTCCAGACACTGGACCACTTCCAGCCCCTCTTGCTCTGTCTGAGAGACTTAAGACACATGGGACTGAGGCTCTAAATGGCACAATGGTGGGCTTCTACTAACGCTTTATCAGCTAATTGCAGTTAACTataattttgccttttccactCTTTATCGGTCTTCTTAACCTGCTTTTTAGCCAGGGCAAAATTAAACATGAGGAAAAAGGCTGATTCAGTATTATAATTATCTACTCCCAAGCTGTATAACAAAATGGTTTACacatttaattgtttttgtCTAATATTTCCACGTATACAGTAGTCCTATTAATGAATATCATAGCTTCATTACTGCGTATCACATTTTGCGATGTTTTGTACCATAAAATAATGTCAGCACATCAATAACTTAAATAACACAAATGTAAacttattttctgcttgttaTAATTACGATTTGAGCCTGAAAAGGCCTTTGATTTGTAAGACCATTCACATAATATGGAATGTaactttatttgtttttcttttgtatataATGAGACACCGAAAGCCCTTGTCATCTCTTAACAGGATACTAAAGCAGCTCTGTTTCATGAATGACAGCACAATTAAAGCTAAAAATCATAATTGAAAAAACCCCTTTGTACTGTACAATCTCAAATTAAAGCAAGAAAGATAATGACAATCTTTTGCATTAGCCAGGAAATGTGATTCTCTGCCACTGGgctgttttttcttgttgaCAATTCACAGAATGTGTATATGGGTGTAGTTATAGGTGTGTGTATATTCTATGCAGAACAGCAGTCCCTATTTTGTTGATCTAGTTCTTCTAATTGTTTAGTTAAACTACCTAGCTGTTACAATTTAGAATACTACATTAACACATTTAACATCAAGTTTACATACTTGCGTCTTTGAAATACTAGGAActtttacacattttatttgGCTTTGTAAGGACTGGAATATCACAGATAATGCAATCTACTTGTCTTTGAAAGAATATGGCTGTTCTCAACTAACTCTCTAAAGTTCAGAGTGAAATACATTTCTCCTTATATCTGTAGCTGACTTCAGAGAAGAAAGAGTGTCTTCTTAAGCGGTCAGTCTGATGTTACAGTACAGATTGTgcagagatatttttatttagcgAAAGATAACTCTCTCTGGACTTTAGAGTCAAGCTGTTGCagcaaaattacttcatttaGACTAATTTTTTCTACATAAATCTCAAGAAAAACCTATTCCAGTTATGTTTTGTAGTAGTATCTCCACATGACCAGAGGAGGGCACTTTGAACATCTTTGCACTGCCCAGGAGGCAGATGCAGAAGCACAGTGATACCCAATGTCGCATAGTCCTGCCgcctctcccagctcaggcAGGCATCCTTGTGTCTGCAAGAACACAGAATCCAGATTGTACCACAGGGCTCTGTTCTGAAAACAGTGGGCAGATAAATCACTCTCTTCTCACTAACTGCGGTTTCTCCCgattttccccatttaattCGGTGTTGCTGCGGGCTAAATTAAGAGTAATGGATAATTCCTAAAAATCTTGTGAGGGGAGCtgtctccctctccttcctgaaCATCCCTCCACTATTAGCCCCTGGTAATTTAGCAAATATTGATTGATTTAACCCTCTATGACTTATCCTGCTGCAGAAATTCCTTGCCTTTAACTGAAAAATGCACTTGGAAAATGCACTCTCTGAGATATGTATTGCAACAGTGCATCTTTTCACATTAAACTCTTGTAAAAATACTGCTCCTTTCCACCTTCTGAGGGAGGTCACTCTGTGTCCCAGATCTGCTCTCCTGGCAGAGTACATATGCAGAGAAATcaatctcttctcttttccatacATAACCACAGTGTGGAGTTCAGCCAGTTTCCATGCAGGAAACATCTTTTTGGGCTTCATTTTGGCTAAAGGTATTAACCTTCTACGGAAAAGATTTTAATTCTGCAATCTTGTTGTTATTATAGacagattgtttttttttcacctctgcctttttatttgtttaatgcAGAGAAATTATTAGAAAGGATTTAggaaccttttttcttttttttgaatAAAAGTCTCTCCTTCACCTTGGGGAAACACACTGCTTATTTAATGtacttttttctccccccttaTCATtattccatttctcttttcttctctccttttttctttcttttccttgatttttctcttattttctccttcttttctaGAGCAGAGAGGTACAAGAAGGAAGTTGTCTTTCATCAGCAGTCCTTTGAGATAGAGTAGAATTCAGTGAGTCCTCACCATGATAGGATCATAAACTTACTGGGTTAAACCATGCTAACTTTCCCTAAGCTGCCAAGTTTTAGCTGCACCATACATATATGTGTTTCCTTGTGCCTTTTTTGtcttataattttgtttttcttgatgaCCCTGAGCTATGGCTTCTCGCTTCTACCACTAGTCaaccttcctttcttttctggttttgccgATATAGGCCTCAAAGAAAAAATGGCAGAAGAGCACAAAGTAGCTGAGGTACATGAGAGAGGACCAGATGATGTTCTGCACGTGGGAATGGCACTGGCCCTGCTGCATCCAGGAGAAGACCAGGTAATTGATCACGCAGCCGATCAACATCTGAGTGATCTGCGACAGGGTGATGAACATGGCAAACTTGCGCGAGACCCTGAAGCCAGCAGCCCGCAAGGCATAGTACGAGTACATGACGGCGTGCACTCCGTAGTTCATGGTCATGAACCAGCCACCGCCAGCCACCATGTCCTTGTAGGAGTACCAAGAGTAAAGTAACACAGTAATGTGATGGTACCAGTGTAAGAAGATGAGCTTCTGCTTCCTAAGAATAATGAATATTGTATCACCTGTAATgagaacaaaacacacaaaaaaaaaaaaaaaaggggaggaaatgAGAAACATATCAAACAATTCCATAATTAATGTAGTGCTCTCTTCCCTTTGCTGTTGCTGGAGTATACACTACTTTAGAGCATGAAATCCACCTCAGCTCTAAATCTGAGAGCCTGTCTAAGAGCCAGTTTGGCCCTTCATCTCTATGCAATCTTTAGCAAACCAATGCATCTACATTTTCCTGTATGGATAACCCCATCTCAAAACTCCATAGCTTTATTTGGTAGCCCTTTGCTGTAAACATCCACAAAAGTCTGGGGTGAGGTAGGTGGCTGTATGTGTGTTGTCTCTTACTGTGAGACTGCCCATTATATTATTCTATACTGTGACTGGAAGAGAAATGCAGCTtgacagaaagcagaaaacctaGAGGAAGCAGGACAGTGTCCTCTGATTCAAATGTCTACGTGCAAACTGAACGTAGTTAAAATTTGTAAAGCCTTTGGAGGTAATACACAAAAAAGCTGTTGCATATGAAACCTACCATACTAAAAGAGATGCTTCCAGAAAGAAATTTGGGTTATGTTGAAACACACATCCCTTTTCTGCAAATTAGTCTTACTATTGTAGAAAAGTTAAGTATTATTcctctttcttgctttttttttttctgtctgcttttcatGATTGCAATGAGCATCTCAATTAGATATATGGTATATATGTATGCTACTTGTTTTCCATATACACACAGTGTTTCCAAAAGGATCCTGAGATCTGACCCTGGGGACTTAGTTTGATGTGTAAGTATCCCAGGAAATCTAAGTCCTGAATATTAGTCATGGATGGAAGCAAAACTGCACTGTCTTCACAGGGTCAATAATAAACCGTAACACTGCTGTTCACTTCATTAACTGCAAGATGTTGACTCTTATTTTAGTAAGTAATCATATGTTCAATGTATAGTTGCTGTGCAGTTCTAGCTGATGTTCCTCATTTTCAACACCTAAATTTCTGTGGGTTTGTAGCAATTTGAACAGCAGCAAACCCAGGGATTCTGACACAGCAAGGCAACTGGTGTCTGTCTCATTCTAGTTTTAATGCTGATGAATTGCTGTCCTCTAATTTACTGAATTAAACTACCTGCTGAAAGGTAAAGTCTCATTTTTGCTGTACACCTGAACACAGTGAGAGCTGCAGTCCTTTGGGGTTTAATAAGGGCATCCTCTGAAATGAAAGCTGGAGGGCTGCTCCTTTCTATTAAAACAACCCATTCTTACACTAATCAACCATGGATGAGAACACATGAATCCTGACTTTTCCACTTGGCTTTCACATGGATATCGTAAGTATCCTTATCAAGAAACTGCTGGAGAGATAAGTTTACGAAAATCAAGACTGGAGA contains:
- the ELOVL6 gene encoding elongation of very long chain fatty acids protein 6, with product MNMSVLTLQEYEFEKQFNEHAAIQWMQENWKKSFLFSALYAAFIFGGRHLMNKRAKFELRKPLVLWSLSLAVFSIFGAVRTGAYMLYILMTKGLKQSVCDQSFYIGPVSKFWAYAFVLSKAPELGDTIFIILRKQKLIFLHWYHHITVLLYSWYSYKDMVAGGGWFMTMNYGVHAVMYSYYALRAAGFRVSRKFAMFITLSQITQMLIGCVINYLVFSWMQQGQCHSHVQNIIWSSLMYLSYFVLFCHFFFEAYIGKTRKERKVD